From Denitrovibrio acetiphilus DSM 12809, the proteins below share one genomic window:
- a CDS encoding ABC transporter ATP-binding protein — translation MSLLLELKDVTKVFGGVVAMDSLSFKVDEGQIYGVIGPNGAGKTTAFNCITGIYKPESGSILWKGHDISGMHPCDISSLGIVRTFQNIRLFGKMSVAENIISGRHQKSKQKWYQGLFSTPAYKKDEYENWMKVREIMEFLELMPYAKTPTNSLAYGIQRRVEIARALATEPELLILDEPAAGLNDKETLELVDLIFKIREMGITILLIEHDMDMVMQLVDYITVINFGKKISEGTTEFIQNDPIVIEAYLGTDDDEEED, via the coding sequence ATGAGCCTTCTACTTGAACTTAAAGACGTAACAAAAGTATTCGGCGGCGTTGTCGCCATGGACTCCCTCTCCTTTAAAGTTGACGAGGGGCAGATTTACGGTGTAATCGGACCTAACGGTGCAGGAAAAACAACAGCTTTCAACTGCATAACAGGTATATATAAACCAGAAAGCGGCTCTATACTCTGGAAAGGACATGACATATCAGGTATGCACCCCTGTGACATATCATCACTCGGTATTGTCAGAACTTTTCAAAACATTCGTCTGTTCGGTAAAATGAGTGTTGCGGAAAATATAATCTCCGGTCGCCATCAGAAATCAAAACAAAAATGGTATCAGGGACTTTTCAGCACACCCGCATATAAAAAAGACGAGTATGAAAACTGGATGAAGGTTCGGGAGATAATGGAATTTCTCGAACTTATGCCTTATGCGAAAACACCTACGAACTCACTTGCATACGGTATCCAGCGCAGAGTGGAGATAGCAAGGGCGCTTGCCACTGAACCAGAACTTCTTATCCTTGATGAGCCGGCAGCCGGTCTCAACGACAAAGAGACCCTTGAGCTCGTAGATCTTATCTTTAAGATCAGAGAGATGGGCATTACTATCCTCCTTATTGAACACGACATGGACATGGTAATGCAGCTGGTTGACTACATCACAGTAATTAACTTCGGTAAAAAAATAAGCGAAGGGACAACTGAATTTATCCAGAATGACCCTATAGTTATCGAAGCTTATCTGGGAACCGACGACGATGAGGAGGAAGATTAA